The nucleotide sequence TCTGTGTTTGTTGGGCGTTATCAGCGTTCTGCTTGATATTTGAGGACATCTGCTCCATAGACGAGGAAATCTCCTCAACGCTAGCTGCCTGCTCGGTAGCCCCCTGGGACATGCTCTGCGCTGAAGCAGATAATTCTTCGCTGCCTGAGGCAACGTTCTCAGTTGCAGACTGAATTTCGGCTACGACTTCGCGCAGACGATCGACCATGTCATTAAGGGCCGCAGCCAACACTCCGATTTCATCCTTTTGGTCAATGTCCAACTTTTGGGTGAAGTCCCCTCGGGACATGGCCTGGGCGAAACCAACACCTTTGAGCACCGGCCCGGTAATAGCGCGGGTCAGCGCCACAGCAATGATAACGCCGAGAAGAAGCGCGAAAGCCAAGCCAATAATCATGGTCGTGGAGGCCGAAGCCAAGCTTGAGACGGTATCATTGGCGATACTCTGCGTCTGCCCCATGCCGGCCTTGGCCGTTTCCTGGGCCGCTTCCAGTACCTGCTCGCCGACTTCGTTTCGTTTTGTTCCAAGCGTTTGCAACGTTTTCCAAGCGGCAACGTACTCAGTCATAGCGGCCTTGTACTTACCACCTGCCTCTTTTATTGTGGCCAGTTGCCTAAGATTATTTTCTTGGCGAGTCACCGTCTTTAACTTATCAAGTAGTTCATCGATTTTTTTAAAATTATTGAGCGCATCGTCTACTAATTGAATATTCCCTGTAGCCTGTGCCTTAAAATTTTTGACGCGAACATCATTCCCTAAATCTATCACCTCGTTCGCCTCTTCTATTTTACTACGTCGCTCTTGGAGTTTTGCGACAGAGGCTCCTTCATTGATCTCCTTTTCGAATGCAGCATCTTGGCTTTCCATAAAATCACTACAACTTTTCAAATACTCGCCTGCTGAGGCGTCCATCGTCTTACGCAAAGATTCCATTGCCTTAATACTGACAGTCGTCGCTTCAATCAGTTTTCCATACTCGTCCACTTTGCCTTGTGCCTTTGCGACGTCTTCCTTTAGCTTTGTCAGCTTGGGGAACTTGTCCGAATGCGCCTTGGCTTTGGCCAGTTGGGCGTTGACGTTGGCAAACTCTTTTTTCGCAGTTTCTAGAAATTTTTCATCTTCACTGAGTGCATAACCACGCATAGCATACATGGTCATCATCGAATCACGTTCAACGTCATTCGCCACAGCTACTTCTGGCACGTATTCTTGCGCCAATCGCGTGGCCCCCTGCTCCACTTTGCTCATGGCCACCACAGCCAAGCCCCCTAAGAGACAAGCGATGAGGATAAGAGCTCCGAAGCCGCCCCCGATCTTAATGCCAAGCCTGATATTCTTCATCAGTCCCTCCACTGGTGGCAAAAGTAAAAAAATTATTTTAAACATACCGTACTTTTCAGCTCTTTGACAATGGGGAACAACACCTAGGCGGACATGGCTATCCTCGGATGGTGACGGGTATGGCGTCTACGTGAAGTGGTGGGCTGCGGCAGACCTGCCAGGCACACCTGCCGTTCCTAGATTCCTCTTGCGCAACAGCACGGTAAATCGCAGGCGCCGTACGGTGTGATGGTAATCCGGCTCAGGTCTCAGAAGCGCGGCCTGTCAAGCAGTCGTTCGACAGTCACCTGGACATCATTGTAGAAATGTGCTTTGTTCCTTTAAGTTTGGGAATCCAGTCCTCCACCACTTGGGTGATGATTATCTTGGCTTCGAATGGATATATTTATAACTATTTAAGGGACATAAGCAATTAGTGACTGTGCAAAGATGCGAGAAAAACGCTCAGAGTAGGGAATAGTTAGTCCATCGTCTTTTCCCAGCCTGCAGGAGGGAATATGCACATCCAGACTTCGGACCAGCCCAGCCTTGACCTCGGCTTTGGCGAGTACACCTGCAACTGGGGCGTCCACCTGTGCGGGCTCTATGAGACCGATAAGGAACGAGACGCGATAATCTTCGGCTTTCTCGCGCAGGGGGCCAAGGTTGGCGATCTACAACTCTACTGCCCTGCCGAACGCAGCCGCGAAGATTTCGAGTCCAAGATGAGCGCGGCCTGCCCGCATTGCGGGCCGAAGCTCAAGGACCAGGAGGTGTTCCGCATCAGCTCGGCCAGGGATCTCTACTATCCAGATGGCACTTTCTCCCCCTGGGCCATGGAAGACGGCCTGAACGCCTTCTACGAGCAGAGCCGGGACCAGGGCGGCCCGAACATCCGCGCCACGGCGGAGATGGTCTGGGCCCTGGAGACCATCCCTGGCGTGGAGCATCTAATGGCCTACGAGTCCCGCCTAAACTACTTCATCAAGGGCAAGCCCTGGGTCAGCATCTGCCTGTACAACGTGGCGAAATTCGACGGGAAGACAATCATGAAGGTGCTGCAGACGCATCCCTACATCATCAGCCAGGGTGTCATCTCGGCAAACCCCTTCTTCGTGGACCCGGACATCTGGCTGAGCAAGAACGCTCCAGAGTTCATGAACCGTGACGAGT is from Solidesulfovibrio magneticus RS-1 and encodes:
- a CDS encoding methyl-accepting chemotaxis protein; its protein translation is MKNIRLGIKIGGGFGALILIACLLGGLAVVAMSKVEQGATRLAQEYVPEVAVANDVERDSMMTMYAMRGYALSEDEKFLETAKKEFANVNAQLAKAKAHSDKFPKLTKLKEDVAKAQGKVDEYGKLIEATTVSIKAMESLRKTMDASAGEYLKSCSDFMESQDAAFEKEINEGASVAKLQERRSKIEEANEVIDLGNDVRVKNFKAQATGNIQLVDDALNNFKKIDELLDKLKTVTRQENNLRQLATIKEAGGKYKAAMTEYVAAWKTLQTLGTKRNEVGEQVLEAAQETAKAGMGQTQSIANDTVSSLASASTTMIIGLAFALLLGVIIAVALTRAITGPVLKGVGFAQAMSRGDFTQKLDIDQKDEIGVLAAALNDMVDRLREVVAEIQSATENVASGSEELSASAQSMSQGATEQAASVEEISSSMEQMSSNIKQNADNAQQTQTIAVKAAMDAEEGGVAVTQAVVAMKNIAEKISIIEEIARQTNLLALNAAIEAARAGEHGKGFAVVAAEVRKLAERSGAAAAEISNLSSSSVQIAEKAGNMLTKMVPDIQRTAELVQEIAASSNEQNSGASQINKAIQQLDQVVQQNASASEEMASTSEELSAQAEQLQGSISFFQVAGSGATKRHMPVKALPAGRMARPAPSKAVKSKGVAIEMHDADDDFERF
- a CDS encoding MEDS domain-containing protein — protein: MHIQTSDQPSLDLGFGEYTCNWGVHLCGLYETDKERDAIIFGFLAQGAKVGDLQLYCPAERSREDFESKMSAACPHCGPKLKDQEVFRISSARDLYYPDGTFSPWAMEDGLNAFYEQSRDQGGPNIRATAEMVWALETIPGVEHLMAYESRLNYFIKGKPWVSICLYNVAKFDGKTIMKVLQTHPYIISQGVISANPFFVDPDIWLSKNAPEFMNRDE